In Thunnus albacares chromosome 10, fThuAlb1.1, whole genome shotgun sequence, a single window of DNA contains:
- the lrit3a gene encoding leucine-rich repeat, immunoglobulin-like domain and transmembrane domain-containing protein 3a — MRRLLYVHVLLCCLSMAHPFCPSQCTCVFHGRTDGTGTRSVLCNDPDMSDIPVNVPVDTVKLRVEKTAVRRIPTEAFYYLVELRYLWITYNSITSVDSGSFYNLKVLHELRLDGNMISMFPWESLKEMPRLRTLDLHNNRLTNVPTEAIPYLLNITYLDLSSNKLATLPSDLMDIWPPLNGAPISTNVSQKIVIGLQDNPWFCDCKISKLIEISKMTNTPVVFMDLFLTCSGPENLAGVLFQRAELENCVKPSVMTSATKITSPLGSNVLLRCDATGYPTPTLYWAKTDGSPVNNTVQESPGDGIRWSIMSLHGILYKDAGNYSCKAKNVAGSAEATISVSVAGTISTTIPPLKPSIGTGPTSQFTTFTPPTDIPNTLLVTSTILPRSPTTLSAVTKKPKTTPSNGLQRGSLKPAKIHQGGNGRKLAADEKSKKNDVSESVKDLKIVEETSDSAVLLWTADGVPNESPLTVVYSPYGEDDSKSTVETNAGSGKVLLEGLSSGMRYSVCLIAKGSAAGKDPCIDFYTLDNVEDTGQNQLFMIISGIACALVLPLIALLLYKILALYCKGHSTALDEEELEKESYVKFETISMKQRTLTSHPTELWARRPTHESERMLLCSRSSIDSQMTYKSDSSRSEYLC, encoded by the exons ATGCGTCGACTTCTCTATGTGCATGTATTACTATGCTGCCTCAGTATGGCTCATCCCTTCTGTCCATCCCAGTGCACCTGTGTCTTCCATGGACGTACCGATGGAACAGGAACAAG ATCTGTGCTCTGCAATGACCCAGACATGTCTGATATTCCTGTCAACGTCCCTGTGGACACAGTAAAACTTCGTGTTGAGAAAACTGCTGTACGGCGAATCCCAACAGAAGCCTTTTACTACCTGGTGGAGCTACGATATCTGTGGATTACTTACAATTCCATAACGTCAGTGGATAGTGGAAGTTTCTACAACCTCAAAGTGCTCCATGAGCTGAGGCTGGATGGAAATATGATCTCCATGTTCCCATGGGAGTCTCTAAAAGAGATGCCCAGGCTGAGGACACTGGATCTACACAACAACAGACTCACCAACGTTCCCACTGAGGCTATCCCTTACCTTCTCAACATTACCTATTTGGATCTATCCAGCAACAAATTAGCCACCCTGCCCTCTGATCTCATGGACATCTGGCCCCCATTAAATGGAGCACCGATCTCTACAAATGTCTCCCAGAAAATTGTGATAG GCCTCCAAGATAATCcctggttctgtgactgtaaaATCTCTAAACTGATTGAGATATCCAAAATGACCAACACACCAGTGGTTTTCATGGACCTATTCCTGACCTGCAGTGGACCAGAGAATCTGGCTGGTGTCCTTTTTCAGCGTGCTGAACTTGAGAATTGTGTAAAGCCGTCAGTCATGACTTCTGCAACCAAGATCACATCTCCTTTGGGCAGTAATGTTCTCCTGCGATGTGATGCCACAGGATACCCAACACCAACTCTCTACTGGGCGAAGACAGATGGCTCACCTGTCAACAACACAG TCCAGGAGTCACCTGGGGATGGCATCAGATGGTCCATCATGAGCTTGCATGGAATACTGTACAAGGATGCTGGGAACTATAGTTGCAAAGCTAAGAATGTTGCCGGCAGCGCAGAAGCCACCATTTCCGTCTCGGTTGCTGGTACCATCAGTACCACCATCCCTCCACTGAAGCCTAGCATTGGAACTGGACCAACCAGCCAATTCACAACATTTACTCCCCCAACGGACATTCCCAACACACTCCTTGTCACATCCACAATCCTTCCAAGATCACCAACAACACTATCTGCTGTCACCAAGAAACCAAAAACTACCCCTAGCAACGGTCTACAGAGAGGTTCCCTCAAACCTGCAAAGATCCACCAAGGAGGTAATGGGAGAAAGCTTGCAGCAGATgaaaagagcaagaaaaacgATGTCTCAGAGTCTGTCAAAGACCTAAAGATTGTAGAAGAAACATCTGACAGTGCAGTGTTGCTCTGGACAGCAGATGGGGTACCAAATGAATCCCCACTCACAGTCGTATATTCACCTTACGGTGAGGATGACAGCAAAAGTACAGTGGAGACTAATGCTGGCAGTGGCAAAGTGCTGCTAGAGGGACTATCGTCTGGGATGAGGTACTCAGTTTGCCTCATAGCAAAGGGTAGTGCGGCTGGAAAAGATCCTTGCATTGACTTCTACACTCTGGACAATGTTGAGGACACTGGGCAGAACCAGCTTTTCATGATCATAAGCGGTATTGCCTGTGCTTTGGTTTTGCCTCTTATTGCCCTGTTGCTCTACAAGATTCTCGCTCTCTACTGCAAAGGGCATAGCACAGCTTTGGATGAAGAGGAGCTTGAAAAAGAGAGCTATGTCAAGTTTGAGACTATTTCAATGAAACAAAGGACTTTGACCTCTCACCCAACTGAGCTTTGGGCAAGGAGACCAACCCATGAATCAGAGCGAATGCTCTTGTGCTCCAGGTCAAGCATTGACTCCCAGATGACCTATAAGAGTGACAGTTCCCGGTCTGAGTATCTCTGCTGA